A stretch of DNA from Dehalobacterium formicoaceticum:
GGGTGAAACATATCCGGAGATGGATCAAGAGGAAGACTATTATTTTAAAAAGCAGGGAAATGCAAAAAAAGTTTTGATCATAGGAGAGCCATTTTTTGCGGCATTTTTGCGAAAAGCGCTGCAAAAGGATTTTGGACTGGATGAGGTACAGATTTTGTCTTTGTTACCTAAAGAAAACTTTTCAAAGGACAAATTAAGTGAAGCACTTTATGAGGATATCTTTTTTGATACTCATGAAGATAAATTTTTGGGCAGGATCCAGGCAGCAGATCTGATTATTGGTGATCCCCTATTAAGAGAGACGATTCCACAAATTAGTGAGAAGACTTTTATTGAGATACCCTATTTTGGTTTAAGTGGAAGAGAGTATGCTAAAATCCCTTATGACTATATAGGCATCAAAGGGTTTGAATATTTTAAACGACAATTAATAATAACGGGGAGATAAAAAATGAAAAGATATAAGCAAATACTATTAGTATTAATGGCTTTGGCTTTATTAATTACAGGATGTGCCCAAAATAATGACAACTCGGATCAAGGAACAGAACCGGAGGGACAAGCAGATGGTCAAGGAGGATTTAAAACAGTGGTTGATATGTTAGGGCGGGAAGTTGAAGTGAGGAATGAAATCAACTCAATGGTTGTAACCCCTGTTCCATATGGTTCCATCATCTATGCCATTGACGGCACAATGGAAAAAATAGTGGCCGTTAATCCTGATGTTAAAAGCGAATATGAAAAATCTCTGCTGAGCACATTAGCTCCGGAATTTGCAGATGTTTCGGTTGATTATGTTTCCACAGATTTTACCATTAATGTGGAAGCACTGCTGAATCTAAAGCCGGAAGTTGTCGTTCTTTGGCACGTTCAAGAAGATGATATCAGAAAATTAGAACAAGTGAATATACCGGCAGTTGCTCTTGATCAAGGCGGAGGTTCCAATCTTGAAAAGACGAGAGATAATATCGAAATCATAGGAAAACTATTGAATAAAGAACAACAAGCGGAAAATTTAAATCAATATAATATTGATGTGGAAGATTATTTTACAGCTAAACAAGATCAAATTGCCGAAAATGAAAAACCAAAAGTTTTATATATCAGAGATAAGAACTTAGCGGTTGCAGCCGGCGAAAGCTTCAATAGACAGCTGATCGAATTAACCGGAGGTATTAACGTAGCAGCAGGGGTCAAGGGTTCTTGGACTGGGGTTTCTATGGAGGAAGTGCTCAATTGGAATCCGGAGATTATCTATTTAAGCAATTTTGATAGTTTTCAACCGGAAGACCTATATAATAATACCATTGAAGGACAGGATTGGAGTCAAATAGATGCAGTGAAAAATAAAAGAGTGTATAAAACACCGGTAGGAATCATTAGATGGGACGCTCCATGTGTGGAAACACCTTTATTTATGAAATGGCTGGGCCAAATACAGCAGCCGGAATTATTCAATGATTATGTACTGGATGAAGATATTAGGAATTTTTATAAGGAATTTTTCAGTTA
This window harbors:
- a CDS encoding ABC transporter substrate-binding protein, giving the protein MKRYKQILLVLMALALLITGCAQNNDNSDQGTEPEGQADGQGGFKTVVDMLGREVEVRNEINSMVVTPVPYGSIIYAIDGTMEKIVAVNPDVKSEYEKSLLSTLAPEFADVSVDYVSTDFTINVEALLNLKPEVVVLWHVQEDDIRKLEQVNIPAVALDQGGGSNLEKTRDNIEIIGKLLNKEQQAENLNQYNIDVEDYFTAKQDQIAENEKPKVLYIRDKNLAVAAGESFNRQLIELTGGINVAAGVKGSWTGVSMEEVLNWNPEIIYLSNFDSFQPEDLYNNTIEGQDWSQIDAVKNKRVYKTPVGIIRWDAPCVETPLFMKWLGQIQQPELFNDYVLDEDIRNFYKEFFSYDLTEQELNKMLNRS